GACAACCATTTCCCGGGTTAGGCCGTCCTGCAGCGAAGACCGCCCGATATAAATATTCTCAAAGGCTTCCTCGCCCGCGAACTGAAAATCAATCCGCGCAAAGTAGGGGGAATAGAGCAATCTTTTTAAAGCCAGGATCTTAGCTGCATCCCGTTCGTAATCCGACACCCGTTCCGACACCGGATTGGCGTACTGGCTCAACTCGACCAGCTCATGGAAATTATCCATATTCCAAAGACCGGAGATGGAGCGGGAAGTATCTTCCCACATATCTAACTTCGCGGCAATAATGGCGTCTTTATTTTCCTCGCTCTTTTGCAGGGCACAGTCTAATTGTTCCCGGGCGAGAGCCAGCACCTGCTCCAGGCGTCTGATTTCAAAATCTTGATCAAGGCGGTCCCGTTCCAAAAGTTTACCCCCTAAGTTTGGCTTAAGTTTGATAAGTTTTATCTTACACAAAATATAGGATAATTATAAGAATGTTATTAGAGAAATGTTTTTGGTATAATTAATGTAGAAAGAGTATTTAAATAATTCAGGGAATGTATAATTGACAAAATTTTCAAGTAGCTATGTATTTTAACTTCAATATGGTATATAATATAAGCAAAGAGGAATCATGCAGTAACATGATTCCTCACAACAGCCGCTTTAAGGGCGGTCGGCAGATGAATACGGATAGACCGCTATCCATGTGAGTTGGGCGGTCTATTTCCGTTTGTGGAAAGAAAGTATCAAAACCACCAATGTTCCGAAGGATATCATCAGTGTTAATGTTTGATATACTTCCATGGCATCACCTCCTTTCCGGAGGGAATGCCGACCGCCCTGCACGCCATCTGTTGCAGGGTTATTATAACATAAATTACCAGAATAAACCATATAATAACATAAAAGATGCTGCGTATAACTTGCAGCATCTTTTTGCAATTTATTGTAAAAAAGAAAAGGAAATAGAAAAATAAAAGAGAATTAAACAAAATTGGGTATTTTAGCCAAGTGAAAATATAGGGCTATGAAATGTTTAAGGGTGTAGTTCAAAAACATCAAACCAATCAATTGATAGTGGGTTGAGACGATGGAAGAAAAGAAAATAACACAGGTTACTGCAGCGATCCTGCGACAGGATGAAAAAATCTTAATCTGTCAGCGAGACAACAGCGGCAGCTGTCCACTGCTCTGGGAATTCCCGGGCGGGAAGCTGGAAGAAGGGGAGACTCTAGCCGAATGCTTGGTTCGGGAATGCCAGGAAGAACTGGGCGTGACGATACAGGTCGGAGAGGTTTTTGCTGAGAGTCGGCATACTTATGGAGATAAAGAGATGTGCTTTACTTTCTTTGAGGGACGGATTGTTGAGGGGGAGCTGGAAAGAACGGTGCATCAGGATATACGGTGGGTGAGGGCGGAGGATTTGGGAAGGTATACGTTTTG
This genomic stretch from Dehalobacter restrictus DSM 9455 harbors:
- a CDS encoding (deoxy)nucleoside triphosphate pyrophosphohydrolase, translating into MEEKKITQVTAAILRQDEKILICQRDNSGSCPLLWEFPGGKLEEGETLAECLVRECQEELGVTIQVGEVFAESRHTYGDKEMCFTFFEGRIVEGELERTVHQDIRWVRAEDLGRYTFCPADVEVAERLGKASKMVRIVLK
- a CDS encoding putative holin-like toxin → MEVYQTLTLMISFGTLVVLILSFHKRK